ATACTAGAAATTAAAGGATGTCTTTAACGCGTAAAATAATAACTTAAATCAACAGCTACCAATAGCATGGATTTCGTAAATCACTGATCTTCTTTAATTCATCTAAACAGTCGATGTGTGGATACATCTGTTTGGCGTAACGTAAAAAATATGGGAATATATCGGTAATGTTTCCTGCGCCCACTATAATGTCTTTTAACACAATGTGAAGATCCGTAGGTAACGAGTCAGACGCTATGCAATATTTTCGAAAACTGGTCATGGTTGTGTTAAAAATGACGTCTGCAAAAAGTTAGGTAACTAATGAAATCAAATATTAACAGGAGAACCGTTTCACCACTGGATACGTAGATGACAATAATTACCGTCCAATCCATGTTTTGCACTTAACTCCTTAACAGTGTCTTGGTACGCGAACTTACACAGGATATTTATAATATCGCGTTTGTTTAAAGTACCAGACAACTCGATACCAATGTTCTCTTCGTTTGCATTCGTTTTCACGATGATCGGTTTAAATAATGAGCTTATAGACGATTTACTATTTGTGTGTTTCCTTCTTATGCTCTGTGCACATTTCACTGTAGGATTTAATTGCCTGAAAATAAGATTTTTAAGAGTATAACGTTGATGTAATTGTCTCGAGAAGATATTCAATCAGATCACAGAAACTCTGATAGCACCTTAAAACCAATGATACCAAAAAATTACTGCGCCGTTTCAATTGCTCTGCGACAACATACATAATTGGTATCATTTTTCACACGATTCCCATTTATTTTCATATTCTACAATTTTTAACATAGGAAAACTTGAACCTCGTGTATCAGGATAAAAGGTTAAAGTAGGTGGCGGCACCTTTGCTCGCCGTGAAACCGAAAGGAAAATTTGTATCGAACACGAGTCGTCGCTATATTTTTCATTTCAGTTTATTAATAGTGTTAATTCGCGTTATTTACCCGGAAAAGTTACACATGGCACACTTTTTAACGTAACAACGGTAAACAAGAGCACGGTTTTAACGTAAACCGAGGGATCAGGTAAATTTTCTGCCCAGAATCATAGATTACGAACACGATTAAATTCAAATCTGTTTTCACCCAATTAAATTGAAAGGAAATCCATGCGAAACGTAATTAATAGAGGAACTTCCTCTGAAACATTCGATCTTTTCCATTTTCAATCTTAATCGTTAAAAATTGATCGTAAATAATTTTCCTCGCCTCGACGCATTTCAGCAATTTAAGACGCACACATCGTATCAATGATTTATCGTGCGTATCTTATAGAAAATTACGAATACTTAATAGTTTACATATAGCATTTCATATTATAGATATCATTactaaaaataattataattgtGTCATTGTTTTGTCGCAGGTTCTGATTGAAAGCTTCTATTTCCTTTCTTGTAACAAAAactatatatatgcatatatatttaGTGTGTAACGGTTGTTACACGTGAAATGTTTTTTTTCGTTCACATTCTAGAACGAAATTCTGCTTTCGTATTACTTCTCGTCAAACTCGAGGATCTCAAGAGATACAAGTTAAAAGTTTCTTtattttaacctaactaaacaTTTCGAATCATAAtgtatcgagagagagagagagagagagagagagaaaaagagagagaatgaTACGATTCTATCAAAAAACAATGTAGAGCACGAAAATTGCAATACAATCGCGTACGAATAAAGTTTTGCAAAGATAAAATGTTATACGGATCAAAGCATGATTACTTTAAATTTTCATAATTACAAAATTAACATGATACAAAATGGTAAACTTTCATTACCACGAAATCTCTTTTGTTCCATTATCTCATTCGTCATTTGTCATTCAGTAAGAAGTATCAATTTGGAAAGGTTAAGTCCTACAGTTGAATAAAATTAATCTCCTCTCTGTACAAATTCCCCGTAATACCAGAAACAAATTCTAACGCAAAATATGCGTAAGTCGTAAATACGAAGGTATTCGTTGCACCTCTGTTTCCGAACCTTTTGGTAGACGGGAGAACAAAAAATTGTTACAGATCAAACGAGACGAAAATGTAACGCAAAATTATGTGCGGGCAACCCTGTACCACCTGCGTCGGTGGTTCGTGCCTGCCTCGGCCCATCTTTGGCACAGGTATTTTTCGAATACACTCATCAAGACACGATTGGGCTATTGGACGTGCTAACACCGGCGAAAAagtcgagaacgtgctggtcGATCTCGTCCGACGAACACGTGCTCGAGAAGAAGGTCGCACCGCCGACGGACCACCAAGTTGTGAAAGCATTCGTCCACCAAAACATATTAGGTACATGTAGCATCATGAGGACGTCGTTCGATACGTGGCTGTAATAACGTTGAATTGAAACAATGCAGAGATAGGCGAAACGCTGTTGGAGGGCGTGAAAAGGGAAATCGAGGAAAGTCTGCGAGATAAAGTGGAGAGACAGTCACGCGAGAAGTTTTACATGTATCAAGCGAAAAAGAGGCGAGAGGCTGAGCTGGACGTACAACAATTGCACGAGAGATATAAGAGTTACGTTGAAACTGTTCGAGGAAAGATACAGAAGCAGCTCGAAGTAATGATCTTACAATGTGGATTATTTAATGCGGATTCGAAGTAATTGTTTAATCGACGAGTTGTTCTCATTTTTCTTTGCTGCAGTAATtcgttttttctctctttttttttttgttacgtaCGATTGATTAATCGCCGGATCATTAACTCGAGTTAATGATCCGGTGTCATGTAAGGCGATATCGAAGGAAGCAATAATATTTCGGACTTCTATTATTCATGCAATAAATTTGAGATAATTATGAACGATTATTGGCTCGATGCAGCCCATTTTTTTGGAATGAGAACATTTTATAAAAACTTAAATTCAAATAACTTCGGTAACAAGAAAGAGCTCGTTCTAGAAATATCTCGGTTATGTGCTATACGATTGCATAACACCGTGTTAGTATCTTACAATCATTCTACGAGGATATTGAGTACCCTCTTATCTAGAGTAGTAAATCACATAATAGTCTAACAAAAGGAAAGAAATATCcttcaaaaaaagaaaagaacagtAAGACCCAGAAATCATTTCAATCTAACATTAGTGTTTTCTACGAATTTTAAACTTACACGTTTAAAGCATTCAATATAAATATTGGAAACGAATAATATAACTATATACAAAATTGCGCGTGTCTATGAGAAGTGAAAAAGGAGAATTTTATTTCCCAGATAGAATGGTCGAAAGCGGCCACGGAATGTGCCAAGAACACTCAAAAAGCTGTTGCGCAGGAACGAATGAACGTGATCCACGAAATGATGCGGAAAATGCGTGCGGAAATGACGTACGTTGTGCAAGAGTTGTACAAGGAATTCGAAGAGATGTTCGCTTCCCGAAGAGATGTTATAATCGCCGACTTCAATCAAATCATGAGGTCACCTCCAACCAGATCATATTCCATCATGTCCCTGCAATGATATTGTCacgtaattaattttaattgataTTGAGATGCAGGCAGAAGCATGTAAAATTGAGAAAAGAAATGCAAGAGTTCGAGGAAAAAGTGAGCAGGGAGTTGTGCATTCAGAGGCGTCAGTTTGAAATGCGAAACGCCGCGGATGTGATGTATGTTCTATGCATGGAACGGCTACGAAGTAACAACGAGATGCATATCATGCATAAATACTTTCAGGTAAAGGAATCGATCGAATACCTCTAGCTAGACGCGAGTAAAGTATGTTCATAAAAAAATTACGCATTTAAACAGCAACAAATCGATGAAATTCACAAATTGATCGGCCGCTTGAAAGACGTGGCCACCGTCATGAGAAAAGAAATTGTTGATTGCCACGTGGAGAAGAAATTATTAGCGGAACAACTTTGCAGCGTTACTAAGCATTTCCAGAAGTTCATCGATTTCGTTTTTTGCGCTATTCCGGGACAAGCGGATTATTTATTACCATTAGAGTTGCAACGATTAATTAGCATTGATAAAGATGAAGAGGACAAGAATAAGGAAGTAGAGAAAATAATCGAAAAGGAAAGAATATAGTCATTATTATCTGTCGTGTTTATTGTTGCAATTTCGTTAAGTGCAAAGTAATTGAATATGTATTGCCTTGTTgaaaaataaagagaaaaaTGTTAAGCTCGAGTTGTAATATAAATTTGAGAACGTTAAACAGAAAAGAATTtatataaatgaatatattgTGCAATAAATTGAGGAAGAAAAACAGCTCCTAAAATATCCGTTATTCTGGAAAAGTATCATCGAGAGACGGGTTTGTTGGAAGCAAGTTTATTTACGCAAGTATATTTTTTTCTAAAAGCGAGATAACTAGAGAAAAAAATAATACAAGTGCTTTCTAGTGATAATACATATAGTAAAGTACTGTAACGTATAAAAATGCACAGATTGCTCTATTAAAGTTTAATGTTGTCTACAATTTTTTCGAATTAAAGATTCGATCACTCgttttttaccatttttttttctattgcGAGTCTCTCGATCGATAAAAAAATTAGCACAAGATACTGTAGTGGCAAAACGTACCTGGTTTAATTTTCGTCCGCTCGAATGCTAATTCATTTCTTCATCGCATATAAATGTTACTATTCTTGATGGACGATACCATTCCGGGTCCGTTTGGAGACTTGATATTCTTGGATGATAGAATTCGCGTTTGATAACAGCTTGTCGTCCGAAGGTATTTCTTGGAACAGACGGATAATCAGTTAGGCGCCACCCGTGTATCCAACTGGTGCAATCCGGATAGTAATAACGATTTTCTGGAATGCCTTTTAATCTAAAATAATCAGGGAAAACATTAGTCTAGAAAAATATTCATTTATATTAGTTGAATGACTATGATTCTGAACAAGATGGAAATAGGAGTACTgaaatgaagagatataatatataaaaatgattttcttttttattcaagtatatttttaaataattatctcTTTTAATTACGTTTACAAAGAGTTAATATAGTATGTAAAACCTTTCATTCATGTAATTTTCAGCGGCGATAAAACTTGGGACATCTTCGTATAAAATGGCTTTTATTTGCGGGTCGACTGGTTTCATTATGTTCATATTGATAGAACTATCTGGTTCGAGTGGCCTCCAATTTGGTAAGGATTTTAAACGTATCTATGGAACAGAAAGCTTTATCTAAATTTAACTATACAAAgagcatatatgtatataaaaagTTTATTATAACATGTAGAAGTTGCATACAATGTCTTCTCTTGGATGTTTCTCTGGTTCGTGTTCCGACGGCAGTTTCATCTCCTTCGACTTCCCTAAGCGTTCTAATAACTTCTGCTGATTTTTTAAAAACCATCTAATACGCGTGTTTTCTTCCTTCTCAATCATCGCGGTGTGAAACGCTTGGCAACGAGCACCGCAGATCCCTCGGGTTGTCATGATTTAACTTTGTCAACTGCTGAGCAGTTTGTAGAAAATCGTGACCAAAATCTGTATATAAGCCCATTGATTTAACAAGAAACTACATTTATAAAGAATTTTCAACATAGCATAACTCTGAAGCAAGATTACATATTACCGCGACGCTCAGATGTTTCTTCGTTAACagcttttctttttcatttaatGCTGTAGGCAAGAGAAACATTCccgtgatatatatatatatatatatccttttatattttatacatttattttatttacattgttattacatgtaatatacaTTACTGTACGCAAATCAATTACCTTTTAGTGCACTATCGTTATTAACTTACGTAATAATACCAGTGGGAGCATTactttatatacatataaatttatCAAATAGAAATAATAATGAATTGAAGCACCGAATGATATTGTATATAATAAACTTATTAATTTAAAATGAAAATACGTACGAATGATTTCTTCTTCAACTTTTCAGGGTGAATTAGTGTCCATGGAAATCCATTGATCATCCTGATATCCGCAACCCGTATGTAAATATTAACAGAAACTGGGCAACTGATATTACTCTTCACTCTATGCAAAGTGAGTATTTATTTAAACAATTAAAACGAATATACAATTTAATTTTGCGCGATAATTGAGTTTGTGAGAATACTGTGAACACAAAATGTATGTACGTTCGTTAAACACCGGTCGCAATTTGAATACGTACTATTATTTATCCGGTACACCTTGTAATTTATACATACAACACATATATGTATACTTGTATGCACAGTTCATGGTACCTgctatattttattataaattgtCCGTCTTACGAAAAATCGAATCTTCGCAccataaaaataatttaaatatgtatttttttttcttttttttcatttcttctttCCGCTTCTTTCAAAaagtaatatatatatgtacatattttcATGGTGAGGCTACCAAAATGATATTTATAAAAGAGAGTATACATTTTATACGCACACAACAAAGAATTAGTGACAATATTTTTGCGGCGTCAAAGTAAATGGTATATCAATAATGAtggataataataaataaatatggcGTGAAGTATGAGATTTCATATGATATTACTCCCTCTTAAAGTCAACATCAAATGACCCCGTAATCACAGCCATAGGAAGCAATATTGTGATACATTATAGTTTAGATGCATCGTTTATATTACAAACTGACTAAGGAGCAATTCTTAATTTGTACTTGTATAATCAAGGCGAATTGTACTTATCGCACAATAACATTTGCCATTCCCTTTTCTGCTAACTTGTTCCTCCATACTGTACATATACGCGTGTAATATTATTAACTTATCTACATTGTCCTACAAGATAGTCTAAATTTTTCTATACCTCTTTACGCATGACTTATGTAACGTGTTTCGTTTCGCAATTCGTAAATCTTAGTAATTTTACTTAGTTATTTTTTTATCTAACAACTGAGATTAGAACCTGTGTTATTGTTTTACCTAAAGTACcgaatattaaaattttttttttacaattctTCCCGCTTAAAGCACGTTTACTTTTCGAAAGTTATAAAGTCCCCAAGTCAATTTTTAATTATGCCGACTCGATTATGCTAGACAAACTTGTTCATTAACCATTATTTCCATGCATCCCACTGTTCgttcattttttctctttttttttttaagttatgTATATTGTACAATATCAAATATGCTATGTAATCTAATTCACTATTCAAGTGGAGCATACTTTTCAAACTTAatattccttttttttattctttaaaTGCGTGCATCATTGTTTCGTTGATAATTCGGCCGATATAATTATTGCATTTAATGAAGTATCTCCAACAATTTTTTTTCTATACAAAATATGTTTATATTATTTCGATTTAAAATTAAATACAGTTCACTTTTAAATGTACAAATTTATCGTAACAATTTTAATTTTTCCACACGTCAGATGATTCACGGACGTATGAAGTATACTTACGCGAATCAGACATAATAAAAGGATTCATATTATAACAAAAGCATATAAACTATTTGATTAAATAAATTGAACGTAGTTTACGTAATATTTAATTTACCGATATTTTACTCCATGTGAACAGTATGGTAGATGATAGCGTATCTAACTGTTTGCGTACACCGGATTCCGATCAGCTATActattatttaataatatctaATCTTCGAAGTGATGTTGCTAATTAATAATTTCGTCTCACCACTTTTCTTTTTCAATATGATACAACTGTTAATTATTTCGTTCGATAAAATTGTATGTTCAGTAATAATATCAAATTTTTTATAGTATCAAAAAAACGCAGAGTACATTGCTTTACATGTTCTATCAATTGATAACGTTCAAATTTGTCAACGATACCGTTGTAAATAATTACTTGGTTTCTTTTAACTATAATGTattaaacaaaaatatgatgatATTGTAgttggtatatatatatatatacatatatatatatgtcgttTAAAATAGTCATATACTATAAGAAGTAACTTAAAAAATTTTCTGATACGTTCTTTTATTCCGTCGAGCCTGCGTCCTGCACTTGGCCCGAAGAAATTgacttttctatatatatatgtataattcaTTCATTATGAATTATTCTACGTATGTGTAAtaataccgtagcaacagatgaATCAACAAAATGTTATCGATAAACTTTCCAAATACGAAAAAACGGATCATCTTATCGACCACCCTTCAATGCAATTTGAATTGTCATTAAAGGATTCAGAAATACCTATCTTGTGGTCACATCAAGTAACACGGTGGTCGGAGCGTTTTTGTTTAGGTATACGCCCATATCTTGAAAGCGACTAGACTTAGAAGGAGAACCTTGGTTTTGATTAATTCCGACTGGTGAATCATTGTCAACTTCTGGTTCGCGATATCCATCGTCTTGCTTCTCGTGgagtatatatttaaaaaattcgtATCTAAACAATTTGTAAAAACACTGTTCTGTACAACGAAACGTTTTCTTCTTTTCCATTGCAAATAACATTGCAAATATCatcgttattattatatatCGCCCATCTGTGCCAAAACTATAAACATGCAAATTCATATTTTGAGTAAAAAAAAAGCAAGCTGAATGCTATTTCCCAATGAAACAATATCTGACATTCTACTTAAGTCTGGATAAACAACACTGATATAAAAGAAAAACGTTTTATCTTAGAGATCATCTGattgcattttacattcatttgtgaacTTGCATAACTTATCGAATTGCATACTCTATAGTACCAACACAAAGAGTGTAATATATAtagtaaaataatatatatgcTTACGTTGACCAACAAATGGTGGTGGCTGGAATTTGATAGAGAACACGGGCATTTAATCCACGAAAATAACCACGTATACCTCCGTATCTGTAAACCTTTTTTAGAGCATCTACCATACCTTGAGCATGTACCCCACTCTGCGTATTTAAAACTGTTTTACAAACGTCTAAGGGTGTTGTGACTGCAGCAGCCACAGCTCCTGCTAACGCACCTGTAATTCATATAAATTTAATTGGCGATAATTCTAATATATaaacgcgttttaaaaagtaattataattaatataaatagcattttatgaaatatatatgtatacacaccTGATGTCATATGTGCTAGGGGATTATAACCGTGGTCGGGATTCGTAAATGCTTGTGAAATTTCATAAGTCATAAAATGAATCATCTGAAAGGGTACATTCATTGCCAACTGTGTCGTGTAACTTCTATAGAACGCGAATACGCcttcatttttatatatattcgtTATACAAGTTACAACATCTCGGTAAGGAGAGTTGTACATTTGTAATCGTTGCTTGACCACTGAAATAAGACATAATTTCGATTGTTCACTTAACGATGCATGCCCTTTCACATtattgaatttcttaaatgcTAAAAACTAAATTTGGATCGTTTAGTACACAAATATTGTATGTCCACTTTTACTGTTTCTGAGAAATAtagatttaatttcatttgagcaATTACTCTGAAACATGAAAAAATACTCGTCGTAACATACTTAAAAGATAATTTTCGCTAAGACCATATTtaaaacaat
This Xylocopa sonorina isolate GNS202 chromosome 12, iyXylSono1_principal, whole genome shotgun sequence DNA region includes the following protein-coding sequences:
- the LOC143430025 gene encoding mitoferrin-1, whose translation is MNAEVYESLPTSSVAVHMTAGAFAGIMEHCVMYPLDSVKTRMQALTPGSYSGDGIGTILTRMVRQEGVLRPIRGMSAMVVGAGPAHALYFSCYEFVKNKLLSSKVQSELHLAAYGTAGCVATLLHDGVMNPAEVVKQRLQMYNSPYRDVVTCITNIYKNEGVFAFYRSYTTQLAMNVPFQMIHFMTYEISQAFTNPDHGYNPLAHMTSGALAGAVAAAVTTPLDVCKTVLNTQSGVHAQGMVDALKKVYRYGGIRGYFRGLNARVLYQIPATTICWSTYEFFKYILHEKQDDGYREPEVDNDSPVGINQNQGSPSKSSRFQDMGVYLNKNAPTTVLLDVTTR
- the LOC143430031 gene encoding uncharacterized protein LOC143430031, with protein sequence MTTRGICGARCQAFHTAMIEKEENTRIRWFLKNQQKLLERLGKSKEMKLPSEHEPEKHPREDIIRLKSLPNWRPLEPDSSINMNIMKPVDPQIKAILYEDVPSFIAAENYMNERLKGIPENRYYYPDCTSWIHGWRLTDYPSVPRNTFGRQAVIKREFYHPRISSLQTDPEWYRPSRIVTFICDEEMN
- the LOC143430022 gene encoding uncharacterized protein LOC143430022, producing MHQTRRKCNAKLCAGNPVPPASVVRACLGPSLAQVFFEYTHQDTIGLLDVLTPAKKSRTCWSISSDEHVLEKKVAPPTDHQVVKAFVHQNILEIGETLLEGVKREIEESLRDKVERQSREKFYMYQAKKRREAELDVQQLHERYKSYVETVRGKIQKQLEIEWSKAATECAKNTQKAVAQERMNVIHEMMRKMRAEMTYVVQELYKEFEEMFASRRDVIIADFNQIMRQKHVKLRKEMQEFEEKVSRELCIQRRQFEMRNAADVMYVLCMERLRSNNEMHIMHKYFQQQIDEIHKLIGRLKDVATVMRKEIVDCHVEKKLLAEQLCSVTKHFQKFIDFVFCAIPGQADYLLPLELQRLISIDKDEEDKNKEVEKIIEKERI